From one Nitrospira sp. MA-1 genomic stretch:
- a CDS encoding type II toxin-antitoxin system Phd/YefM family antitoxin produces MTSITATEARKQLYALLDDIADSHEPIQIAGKRNSAVLVSEEDWRAIQETLYLTSVPGMRESIAKGLKTPVAKCKPDLDW; encoded by the coding sequence ATGACAAGCATCACTGCCACGGAAGCCCGAAAGCAACTTTACGCGTTGCTTGACGATATAGCGGATTCCCATGAACCGATTCAAATTGCCGGTAAACGCAATTCCGCGGTCCTCGTATCGGAAGAGGATTGGCGTGCCATTCAGGAAACGCTGTATCTCACGTCGGTCCCTGGCATGCGCGAATCGATTGCCAAGGGATTAAAAACCCCGGTTGCGAAGTGCAAACCGGACCTTGATTGGTGA
- a CDS encoding Txe/YoeB family addiction module toxin: MVSWTLVYTNQARRDAKKVSRAGLKPQAERLLGILSKDPYQTPPRYEKLLGDLAGACSRRINIQHRLVYQVLDDIKTVKIIRMWTHYD, translated from the coding sequence TTGGTGAGTTGGACGCTTGTTTATACTAATCAGGCCCGGCGCGATGCGAAAAAGGTCTCGCGGGCGGGTCTTAAACCCCAAGCAGAAAGGCTCCTTGGGATTTTGTCCAAAGATCCCTACCAAACCCCACCGCGCTATGAGAAGCTTCTCGGTGACCTTGCGGGAGCATGCTCCCGAAGAATTAATATTCAACATCGTCTCGTCTACCAAGTTCTCGACGACATCAAAACCGTCAAAATCATCAGAATGTGGACACACTATGACTAA